The Macrobrachium rosenbergii isolate ZJJX-2024 chromosome 14, ASM4041242v1, whole genome shotgun sequence sequence CACTACTAACACGAGTGTGAAAGAGTAAAGTGAGCTAAAAGAAAACATTGACCGGCTTTCAACAAAAGCACCGATGACGTGTCTTTCGTTGAGaggaaaaacacttgaaataaccAATGAAACATTTTTGTTCGCCCACCTTGAAGCCACGCAGCTGTCGTGAAAGCCAAGGTATATAAAGAAACGAAAGAGAGCACGGCGCGTCTCTTGTACTGTAACTCAGGTAATGTTACTGTACCAATTAGTTTGTTTGCGCGCTGCAAGATTTTTTCGATATAGCGTATTACCATACATTCCTACGTCACAGAAActggtacacacacacgcgcgcacacgcacacacacacacacacacacacacatatatatatatatatatatatatatatatatatatatatatatatatatatatattatatattaactttatcacatacacaattgttctgtgcattagtagaattactaacagaacctcattcaaacaggatcgtatctaatggagtatttattcagaaaaagttacggatacttgataatgaggactgtttgtccaagaaagcttgtaactttttctgaataaatactccattagataccatgaggtctcagtttgaatgaggtcctgttagtaatatatatgtatatatatatatatatatatatatatatatatatatatatatatatatatatatatatatatatatatatatatatatatatatatatacacatatatataatattgcgtGTGCTTATGGGTGCAGTGGTGGTGACTAGTGACACTTATCCATAAATACTGCGAAGATGCAGTGTCCCTTaatgttttctttgtgttttgaaaGCTTATCAGCCATCGTGATCCGTCCGCAAGTGAAATTATTTTGCTTTGCTGGACCTACATTAGAATTTTGCACAAGAATTCAAGTCCTTATTTTTGTCCGAAAtagttctttacttttttatgcaTAAGTTTTGAGTTCCATGATCTTTATTCGTTCCCGATTTGATAATGAGTCACTTATTTAAACCGTTATTAGTGTAAGCCGGATGCACAATGTTGATCAGCGCTGTTGTCCATGGAGTGGTGGTACATCATATCATATATCGGAGAACTAACAATTCACCGCAGCACTTCAGGAGTTTCGAAGCTGAAATTCTTAGAGACATTTGTACAGAATCCGAACTTCAGTTTTATAGCTACTATACGAAGTGGCTAGTATATCAAGCGCACTTGGCGGAAAGATAGACATGAAATTAACAGCTAGAAAAAGTGTTATATGCTATCAAGTATCATATACCAGCAACTACCGCATGAATACTTATGAACACAGGTACTCATATTGCACTTAAATAGTAAAAAATTCGTCTcatgctgaagaagaaaaaggaaaataatctctGATAAGAGAATGCGGTTCGTGGAAACCGCTGGCGTttcgtgtgggtgtgtgtgtgtgtgtgtgtgtgtgtgtgtgtgcggtatAGATACCATGAgcgaaaagaaatgggaaattcaaAGGGGCAGAGAAATGTTAGATGTGGGCAATATGAAACCGTGAATTTTTTCACGTCATATTCATAAACCAAGCCTTTTCTCACTAGTGGTGCATCATGTGTGTACGCAACCTTAAATTCACACCCTTATCTCCTGGGACAGGATGGGAGGTACCATCTTCCTGTCTCACGAGCTAAGTCCAACTCCTGATCTGAGAGTAACGGACTCGGCTCTCTTTTGCAACTAGGATATCAATTGCTTTCAGAATGTCCAGTGTTGTCTAGGCTGAAAAGTCGCTACAAATAGCCTAGACTTGAATTATCTTTAGCGTATGCATATTCCGCTTAATACGGCCGTGGGATTCCCCCTGAAAAGTTCCACTGTGGATTGTTCTTTCAGTAATGTAATCAATTCATACATATTAAATAAGGACGCAAGACTgagtgaaagtgaaaagaggtatagtcattttgaatttaattttgtatcaaTTGTATGTTTTAAACTTTCTAAGTTTTCAAAGACATTTGAAAAATAGTGGAaaccatcagttttttttttcatatagctCCGACTGCAAATGCCTAATACCACCCATGTCTAAGGGGCTCTctctacttataaaaaaaatccctttgtcAAAGtcagcgtaaaaaaaaagtttttcgaaAACTGCATTGATACgggaaagtacacacacacacgtaggcgaaatatatatatgtgtgtgtgtgtgtatgtgtatgagtgccCCGGGGTTGTTGACACACTTTATAATTCATCATTACCATAATGGTGTTAAAATGCAATATGACCATCTGCTTGTCTTTCAGGATGTATATGTTGTTGGTTCTCGCTTTAGTTGCCTCAGTCTCCTCCGCCAGGGTTGACCCATTTTCGGACGAGTTTCTGGAATTACTTCAAAGTAAAGAAACGACATGGAAGGTAACGATCAATTCCTTGAATGTAAAGTATGAACAGAcaatttaaaatgattaaatattgcCAACAGACTAAATGTTCAAAATGTGTGAAAAGAACACAGCTCTTCACATCTGAAATTCCTTCGTATTTTGTATAAAGTttttgtgtatgtacacacacacacacacacacacacacacacacacacacacacacacacatatatatatatatatatatatatatatatatatatgaattcaaatGTCGTTTTATCAAAAGTTCTCATTATATTatgaggaatttatataagtgataaatcaaCTGGGACTTTGACTGAAACGACTCCAGTGGAACCTCTCTTGAAATTTTGTCCAAAGACGTGAAAAGGAGAtcttatataaatcacgattgtgataaaaaccatatatatatatatatatatatatatatatattgaagttccATTATAATGAAGTTCATTATCAAACTTTCTGAAAGGCCGGAACCAAAATTTTGCCAAAGACGTGAAAAAGGAGATCTTGGCGACCATTCACTGTGTCAAAAAGTTTCCCTGGATACCAAATCTGCCCACGAAGAAAGTTGACACCTGCTCGGGACTGGTGATTCCTGAGTCGTTTGATGCGAGAGAACAGTGGCCTTATTGTCCTTCCATCAACGAAATAAGAGGACAAGGAAACTGCGGGTCCTGCTGGGTAAGCAGCTTGAATCATTTTTAAGGTTAGCCATTTCATTGTAATTGGCAGTTCCTTTACCCCCATTggatttgatgaaaaaaaaaatacacagaatttTTTGGTATTATGGAAACTGGAACTAGTATCTGCATTTCACATTTTAGCAAAAATGTCTTCGTTGTGGTAAGTCCTCCTTAACATTATGaggttttcctctctttttagcttgttttttttaagaCCACGCTGAAGTGACAATGTTTGAATCTGGCCTTCTCAGTCGGGTATAGAACTATACTCAAAGGGAAACATACAGAGCCATAGAGTATTATAAGTCCTCCATTTAAACTTATTGATACTCTGCATTATCTAAATAGTTGCCTTGATGAACAGTGACATGGAAATTCTAATTTTTCCATGCCCAGGCAGTAAACTAGAACCAGAGATATTGGTGTGGGGTCAATCAGCCCAAGGAGCAAATCAAAGATTTattgatttagaaaatattactgTGAATGATGCTGAAGCTAATTAGTATCTCCTTTGGTTTCTTCATGCAGTAAGTTGAGAAAAGGTGTCAGGTATTCAAAATTTAGGAAGAatcatgttatttttaaaatgacatgATTGTCGCTACTATGTTAACTAGGATCCACATCTTTTATTGGAAAAGCAGAATACCAAAGTTTTCGAGTCTAGGCAAGTCATCCAAAGTACTCTAAGTAATTTTCATTCAACTGAATTTAGTAGTTTTTATGGTTACAAATTTATTTGTTCGGCAATCTAACCGTTAttcaaacaaatgtaaataaatgtttcatatttttgaatGATGGCTTTTGCAATGTACTTTCACTGCTTGGCATTTAAATTCAGAACTCAGCTGTATCCCATTTTCAGTTATGATAACTAATTGTTCCTCCGCTGCATCCAGATGTAATATCCTTCTCTGTTTACCAGGCGGTATCAGCTGCGTCAGTCATGACTGACAGAACCTGTATCGCCACAGAGGGAAGAGCGCAGTTCAGGTATTCTTCTGAGAACGTGCTGACTTGTTCAGGCGACTGTGGGTTTGGTTGCAACGGCGGAGACGAAGACTGTGCCCTTCGCTACTGGATTTATGAGGGATTCGTCTCAGGCGGTCCTCCTGGTAGTAAAGAAGGATGCCAGCCTTATTCTGTAAAAGAATGCCCCCACCATATTGAAGGGCCGAGGCCATCTTGTGAAGGCCAGATGCCGACGCTAAAGTGTAAAAAGTCTTGTAGAAAAGGCTATGAACTATCCTACAAAGACGATTTAGAATATGGCCAGGCAGCGTATAGACTCCCAGTGGATGTTCAGGCAATTCAGGAGGAGATCATGGCAAATGGACCAGTAACTGCAAGTTTTGCTCTTCACAGCGACTTCTTTTCTTACAAGTCAGGCGTTTATCAGCATATCGAAGGGGAATACCATGGATATCACGCTGTCCGCATCATAGGGTGGGGTGAAGAAAATGGCACCCCTTACTGGTTAGCTGCTAATTCTTGGAACACCGACTGGGGTGACGATGGGTATTTCAAGATAATTAGAGGACGTAATGAATGCGAAATCGAGGAGGATATGGCTGGCGCCATTTATAAACCGAAACCGTTACTAGATGATGGTTCGTCTTGTTCCCGATGagcattttagaaaaagaaactttgtaacttttctgtttttgtttgtacaAAATGTTTAATGCGACTATTTCTGTACATTGTTGTATATAcgttcatatttctcatttctctgTCCCTTTTGTTGAGTCATAGACGAAATATAGTACCAAAGCTGTCATTTAAGttaaaacatatgtatgtatgtatgtatgtatatatatatatatatatatatatatatatatatatatatatatatatatatatatatataaatgaattttatcacatcaccgtgattcatatgtaagcattaagctacaaacgtcttctaatattcaaaaataacttattatcaactaaaatattccatttcgggtaacatatgaaaatttattatttccgaggtagagcgaattggatattaaaggacgtttgtagcttaatatatatatatatatatatatatacacacacacttatagaCCTTATTCAGACATGACCCCTTACAACgccttaaatttaattttatatgttgGTTGGTGATTTATTCTTCTTACGTTTAACAGCATATCGAtcagatttatatatgaatgttgtGAAACTATTTTCCAATCCACTTTTTCTTAGTATCCAAATATTCTTCATGCCACAGTTTCACAACCCATTCAAGTACATAACCCAGATAACTCATTCTCGTAA is a genomic window containing:
- the LOC136845840 gene encoding cathepsin B-like — protein: MTICLSFRMYMLLVLALVASVSSARVDPFSDEFLELLQSKETTWKVTQNFAKDVKKEILATIHCVKKFPWIPNLPTKKVDTCSGLVIPESFDAREQWPYCPSINEIRGQGNCGSCWAVSAASVMTDRTCIATEGRAQFRYSSENVLTCSGDCGFGCNGGDEDCALRYWIYEGFVSGGPPGSKEGCQPYSVKECPHHIEGPRPSCEGQMPTLKCKKSCRKGYELSYKDDLEYGQAAYRLPVDVQAIQEEIMANGPVTASFALHSDFFSYKSGVYQHIEGEYHGYHAVRIIGWGEENGTPYWLAANSWNTDWGDDGYFKIIRGRNECEIEEDMAGAIYKPKPLLDDGSSCSR